One window from the genome of Methylomarinovum caldicuralii encodes:
- a CDS encoding multicopper oxidase domain-containing protein, producing MKRTGLWILWGVLLSLPAWAAKMPMMNHGRMLMDMGGKMVMGQNTDQLPPGCRRISEDVKLTVHAGHKYSRDFPGTMFGYDRRKWQVEPCARVTVTLVNEDHIRHQWMLHGLPEEVYPRGMFHLEVTGPGEVTGTFIAPAEDRTYLVHCDITQHTEKGMKAELVVGEGSGDLPGIAGITPPAVVYPDHGEAGGPVAADAGAPTPESGRRPLLSGLLVLGLVLAMLGAPYLFDWVGRRFFGMSGRELNAYLFERIMALFCRLIRLIRSLTAAGSTS from the coding sequence ATGAAACGGACTGGCCTCTGGATCTTGTGGGGGGTGCTGCTGTCTCTGCCCGCTTGGGCGGCGAAGATGCCGATGATGAACCACGGCCGCATGCTCATGGACATGGGCGGCAAGATGGTGATGGGGCAGAACACCGACCAGCTGCCGCCGGGTTGCCGCCGGATTTCGGAGGACGTGAAACTGACCGTCCATGCCGGCCACAAGTATTCGCGCGACTTCCCCGGCACCATGTTCGGTTACGACCGGCGCAAGTGGCAGGTCGAGCCCTGCGCCCGGGTCACCGTCACCCTGGTCAACGAGGACCATATCCGCCATCAGTGGATGCTCCACGGCCTGCCCGAGGAAGTCTATCCCCGCGGCATGTTCCACCTGGAGGTGACCGGTCCCGGCGAGGTGACCGGAACCTTCATCGCCCCGGCTGAAGACCGGACCTATCTGGTCCATTGCGACATCACCCAACACACCGAGAAAGGCATGAAGGCCGAGCTGGTGGTCGGTGAGGGCAGTGGTGACCTGCCCGGAATCGCCGGCATCACTCCGCCGGCGGTCGTCTATCCGGATCATGGCGAGGCGGGCGGGCCGGTGGCGGCGGACGCTGGGGCACCGACGCCGGAGTCCGGCCGCCGCCCCCTGCTGTCGGGCCTGCTGGTTCTCGGTTTGGTGCTGGCGATGCTCGGCGCCCCCTATCTGTTCGACTGGGTGGGACGGCGTTTCTTCGGCATGAGCGGCCGGGAGCTGAACGCCTATCTGTTCGAACGGATCATGGCGCTCTTCTGCCGGTTGATCAGGCTGATCCGGTCGTTGACGGCCGCAGGTTCGACCAGCTGA
- the aroB gene encoding 3-dehydroquinate synthase, whose amino-acid sequence MKTLTIDLGERGYPIHIGTGLLSQWDLFTPHIGGEQVMVVTNDVVGPLYLERLLATLGLPDEAALVLPDGERCKTLETVNRIFDALLERRYSRNATLVALGGGVIGDIVGFAAACYQRGIDFIQVPTTLLAQVDSSVGGKTGVNHPLGKNMIGAFHQPRAVIADIATLDTLPERELQAGIAEVIKYGLIRDAPFFAWLEAHIEALRQRDPDALAYAVERSCRNKAEVVAADEREGGLRAILNFGHTFGHAIEAGMGYGRYLHGEAVAIGMCQAADLSARLGLLSRRDVQRIESLLARAGLPTVPPAAMDAEAFLRHMAVDKKNRDGQIRLILLEEIGRATLPRPVPRESLEATLHEYGRSGA is encoded by the coding sequence ATGAAAACGCTGACCATCGATCTGGGGGAACGCGGCTATCCCATACACATCGGCACCGGCCTGCTTTCCCAGTGGGATCTGTTCACCCCGCATATCGGCGGCGAGCAGGTCATGGTGGTGACCAACGACGTCGTCGGTCCCCTGTATCTGGAGCGGTTGCTCGCCACGCTCGGGTTGCCGGACGAAGCCGCCCTGGTGCTGCCCGACGGGGAACGCTGCAAGACCCTGGAAACCGTCAACCGCATCTTCGATGCCCTGCTGGAGCGTCGCTACAGCCGCAACGCCACCCTGGTCGCCCTGGGGGGCGGGGTGATCGGCGACATCGTCGGTTTCGCCGCCGCCTGTTATCAGCGCGGAATCGACTTCATCCAGGTGCCGACCACCCTGCTGGCCCAGGTGGATTCCTCCGTCGGCGGCAAGACCGGTGTCAACCACCCGCTGGGAAAGAACATGATCGGGGCCTTTCACCAGCCCCGGGCGGTCATCGCCGACATCGCCACCCTCGACACCCTGCCCGAGCGGGAACTTCAGGCCGGGATCGCCGAAGTGATCAAATACGGTCTGATCCGTGACGCCCCGTTCTTCGCCTGGCTGGAGGCGCACATCGAGGCGCTGCGGCAACGCGATCCCGATGCCCTGGCCTATGCGGTCGAGCGTTCCTGCCGCAACAAGGCGGAAGTGGTGGCGGCCGATGAGCGTGAAGGGGGTCTCAGGGCCATTCTCAATTTCGGTCATACCTTCGGCCATGCCATCGAGGCGGGGATGGGGTACGGGCGTTACCTGCACGGGGAGGCGGTCGCCATCGGCATGTGCCAGGCGGCGGATCTGTCCGCCCGCCTCGGCCTGCTGTCCCGCCGCGACGTGCAGCGGATCGAGTCCCTGCTGGCGCGGGCGGGGCTTCCCACCGTACCGCCCGCGGCGATGGACGCAGAGGCGTTTCTGCGCCACATGGCGGTGGACAAGAAGAACCGCGACGGCCAAATCCGTCTGATTCTGCTGGAGGAAATCGGTCGCGCCACCCTTCCCCGTCCGGTCCCCCGGGAATCACTGGAAGCGACTTTGCATGAGTACGGCAGAAGCGGTGCTTGA
- a CDS encoding DUF4242 domain-containing protein, whose product MPKYVIEREIPGAGNLSPEELTAISQKSCGILREMGPQIQWVESYVTQDKIYCVYIAPNEEAVREHAAKGGFPADRISEVKTKIDPTTAEG is encoded by the coding sequence ATGCCCAAGTACGTCATCGAACGGGAGATCCCCGGCGCCGGCAACCTGTCGCCGGAGGAGCTGACCGCCATCTCGCAGAAGTCCTGCGGCATCCTGCGGGAAATGGGACCCCAGATCCAATGGGTGGAAAGCTATGTCACCCAGGACAAGATCTATTGCGTCTATATCGCTCCCAATGAAGAAGCCGTGCGCGAGCACGCGGCCAAGGGCGGCTTTCCCGCCGACCGCATCAGCGAGGTGAAGACGAAGATCGACCCCACCACGGCGGAGGGCTGA
- a CDS encoding selenium-binding protein SBP56-related protein: protein MIRMLLLSLSLLAAALPASADETPLSPYMPKIVGQEDFIYVWTLGIEGLGDGSDKLVTIDANPKSKTFGKVIHTVSVGGRHEAHHSGFTDDRNYLWAGGLDTSKIFIFDVHTNPARPKLVKVIDDFVEKSGGVVGPHTTYALPGRMIISGLSNDKDYGGRTALVEYTNDGQYVATYWMPTDDNLQGAVKTGKYADGYGYDVRALPRLDIMLTSSFTGHRNYMRDLGELMQDKQAMQEFGKTMVLWDLHDRKPKLIFDVPGSPLEIRCAWEPNHNYCFTSTALTAKIWLVYLDDQGKWHAQAVADIGDPAKIPLPVDISIESDDRRLWVTTFMDGNARLFDISDPFHPKQIYQKKIGSQVNMVSQSWDGKRVYFSSSLLSKWDKKGKDNEQFVKAYRWDGKELTPLFQIDFLKEKLGRPHQMRFGAYALYR from the coding sequence ATGATCCGAATGTTACTGCTGAGCCTGAGCCTTCTGGCCGCCGCCCTCCCCGCCAGCGCCGATGAAACGCCGCTGTCCCCCTACATGCCCAAGATCGTCGGCCAAGAGGATTTCATCTACGTCTGGACCCTGGGCATCGAGGGGCTGGGAGACGGCTCGGACAAGCTCGTCACCATCGACGCCAATCCCAAATCCAAGACCTTCGGCAAGGTCATCCACACCGTCTCCGTGGGCGGCCGTCACGAGGCCCACCACTCCGGCTTCACCGACGACCGCAATTATTTGTGGGCCGGCGGCCTGGACACCAGCAAGATCTTCATCTTCGACGTCCATACCAATCCCGCCAGGCCGAAGCTGGTTAAGGTGATCGACGACTTCGTGGAGAAAAGCGGCGGCGTGGTCGGCCCCCACACCACCTACGCCCTGCCTGGCCGCATGATCATCAGCGGGCTGTCCAACGACAAGGATTACGGCGGCCGCACCGCCCTGGTGGAATACACCAACGACGGCCAGTACGTCGCCACCTACTGGATGCCCACCGACGACAACCTGCAGGGCGCCGTCAAGACCGGCAAGTATGCCGACGGCTACGGCTACGACGTCCGCGCCCTGCCCCGCCTCGACATCATGCTGACCTCCTCATTCACCGGTCACCGCAACTACATGCGCGATCTGGGGGAGCTGATGCAGGACAAGCAGGCGATGCAGGAATTCGGCAAAACCATGGTGCTGTGGGATCTGCACGACCGCAAACCGAAGCTGATCTTCGACGTACCGGGTTCCCCCCTGGAAATCCGCTGCGCCTGGGAGCCGAACCACAACTACTGCTTCACCAGCACCGCCCTGACCGCCAAGATCTGGCTGGTGTATCTGGACGACCAGGGGAAATGGCACGCCCAGGCGGTGGCGGACATCGGCGATCCCGCCAAGATCCCCCTGCCGGTGGACATTTCCATCGAAAGCGATGACCGGCGCCTGTGGGTGACCACCTTCATGGACGGCAACGCCCGCCTGTTCGACATCTCCGACCCCTTCCACCCCAAGCAGATCTATCAGAAAAAGATCGGCAGCCAGGTGAACATGGTGTCCCAGAGCTGGGACGGCAAGCGGGTCTATTTCAGCTCATCGCTGCTGTCGAAGTGGGACAAGAAAGGCAAGGACAACGAACAGTTCGTCAAAGCCTACCGCTGGGACGGCAAGGAATTGACCCCCCTGTTCCAGATCGACTTCCTCAAGGAGAAACTGGGTCGCCCCCATCAGATGCGTTTCGGCGCCTACGCGCTCTATCGATGA
- a CDS encoding TetR family transcriptional regulator C-terminal domain-containing protein gives MKATTHKEAKKRQLLDEGLRLLLARGYHGTGLQEILSRAGIPKGSFYNYFPSKEAFSAAVIEHYIEPFIQQLDHHLGQNAATPLQALQDYFRALIEELQGNDFKGGCLLGNLMGEVGDTSELCRQALRRALHRYRDKIAAMLAQAQAAGFVRRDRTAEELADCIVDNWQGALLRMKVERSNAPLERFMNQIFRELLPGEAAGPRTGLHPASSET, from the coding sequence ATGAAGGCGACAACGCACAAAGAGGCCAAAAAACGCCAACTGCTCGACGAAGGCCTGCGGCTGCTGCTGGCCCGGGGCTATCACGGCACCGGCCTGCAGGAGATCCTCTCCCGGGCCGGGATTCCCAAAGGCTCCTTCTACAACTATTTTCCCAGCAAGGAGGCCTTCAGCGCGGCGGTGATCGAACATTACATCGAGCCTTTCATCCAGCAACTGGATCACCACCTCGGCCAGAACGCGGCCACGCCGCTCCAGGCGCTGCAAGACTACTTCCGCGCCCTGATCGAAGAACTCCAGGGCAACGATTTCAAAGGCGGTTGCCTGCTGGGCAATCTGATGGGGGAGGTGGGAGACACCAGTGAGCTGTGCCGCCAGGCGCTGCGGCGCGCCCTCCACCGTTACCGCGACAAGATCGCCGCGATGCTGGCCCAGGCCCAGGCGGCCGGCTTCGTCCGCCGGGACCGGACGGCGGAGGAACTGGCCGACTGCATCGTCGACAACTGGCAGGGGGCGTTGCTGCGGATGAAGGTCGAACGCAGCAACGCCCCCCTGGAACGCTTCATGAATCAGATTTTCCGGGAACTGTTGCCCGGAGAGGCGGCCGGTCCGAGGACCGGCCTTCACCCTGCGTCAAGTGAAACCTGA
- the aroK gene encoding shikimate kinase AroK, whose amino-acid sequence MNSQFSNIYLVGPMGAGKTTVGRLLARELEKQFYDSDREIETRTGVDIPTIFEYEGEEGFRRREAEVLHDLVALEDIVLATGGGIILREENRRLLRDHGFVVYLYCPVAKQVERTARDTHRPLLQTADPKKRLTELLAVRAPLYESIADYTINTGECASRQAVKKIIQAYRNS is encoded by the coding sequence ATGAACAGCCAGTTCAGCAACATTTATCTGGTCGGTCCGATGGGGGCCGGCAAGACCACCGTCGGCCGTTTGCTGGCGCGGGAGCTGGAAAAACAGTTTTATGACAGCGACCGGGAGATCGAAACCCGCACCGGCGTGGACATTCCGACCATTTTCGAATACGAAGGCGAGGAAGGCTTCAGGCGCCGGGAAGCGGAGGTGCTGCACGATTTGGTGGCGTTGGAAGACATCGTGCTGGCCACCGGCGGGGGGATTATCCTGCGCGAGGAAAACCGGCGGCTGTTGCGGGATCACGGTTTCGTCGTTTACTTGTATTGCCCGGTGGCAAAGCAGGTGGAACGCACCGCCCGTGACACCCACCGGCCGCTGCTGCAGACCGCGGATCCGAAAAAACGCCTGACGGAGCTGCTGGCGGTGCGGGCGCCGCTGTACGAATCCATCGCCGATTACACCATCAACACCGGCGAATGCGCCAGCCGTCAGGCGGTCAAGAAAATCATCCAGGCTTACAGGAATTCATGA
- the hemE gene encoding uroporphyrinogen decarboxylase yields the protein MPESFIFIDALLRRPVPRTPVWFMRQAGRYLPEYRKVRERAGSFMNLCTNPELACEVTLQPLRRFRLDAAILFSDILTIPDAMGLGLSFAEGEGPRFAHPVRSEADIERLPRIDPETDLRYVMEAVRLIRRELNGRAPLIGFSGSPWTLATYMVEGRGSRDFRQVKTLLYDRPDLMTRLLDKLAEAVADYLNAQIAAGVQAVMLFDTWGGVLPTEDYRDFSLAAARKVRERLQLGAGESRIPAILFTKGGGQWLELQAETGFDALGLDWTCDIGQARRRVGDRVALQGNLDPVTLYASPAAIRERVGRILENYGPGSGHVFNLGHGILPDVNPDHVTAMVEAVHELSPAWHR from the coding sequence ATGCCTGAATCCTTCATCTTCATCGACGCCCTGCTGCGTCGTCCCGTGCCCCGCACCCCGGTCTGGTTCATGCGCCAGGCCGGCCGCTATCTGCCGGAATACCGCAAAGTGCGCGAGCGGGCCGGCAGTTTCATGAATCTGTGCACCAATCCGGAACTGGCCTGCGAGGTTACCCTGCAGCCGCTGCGCCGTTTCCGTCTCGATGCGGCGATCCTGTTTTCCGACATCCTCACCATTCCCGACGCCATGGGGCTGGGGCTGTCCTTCGCCGAGGGGGAGGGGCCGCGCTTCGCCCATCCCGTTCGCAGCGAGGCCGACATCGAGCGCCTGCCCCGCATCGATCCGGAAACCGACCTGAGGTACGTCATGGAGGCGGTGCGCCTGATCCGCCGGGAACTGAACGGCAGGGCGCCGCTGATCGGCTTTTCCGGCAGTCCCTGGACCCTGGCCACCTACATGGTGGAGGGGCGGGGAAGCCGCGACTTCAGGCAGGTCAAGACCCTGCTCTACGACCGTCCCGATCTCATGACCCGGCTGCTGGACAAGCTCGCGGAGGCGGTGGCCGACTATCTCAATGCCCAGATCGCCGCCGGCGTCCAGGCGGTGATGCTGTTCGACACCTGGGGTGGGGTGCTGCCTACCGAGGACTACCGCGACTTCTCCCTGGCGGCGGCCCGCAAGGTGCGTGAGCGCCTGCAGCTGGGCGCGGGGGAAAGCCGCATTCCGGCGATTCTCTTCACCAAGGGCGGCGGACAGTGGCTGGAGCTGCAGGCCGAAACCGGCTTCGACGCCCTGGGGCTGGACTGGACCTGCGACATCGGCCAGGCCCGCCGCCGGGTCGGTGACCGGGTCGCCCTGCAGGGCAACCTCGATCCCGTCACCCTGTACGCCTCGCCAGCCGCCATCCGGGAGCGGGTCGGCCGCATCCTCGAAAATTACGGGCCGGGCAGCGGCCACGTCTTCAATCTGGGGCACGGCATTCTGCCGGACGTGAACCCGGACCATGTCACCGCGATGGTCGAGGCGGTCCACGAACTGAGTCCCGCCTGGCACCGGTGA
- a CDS encoding SPOR domain-containing protein: MSTAEAVLETAPERSRTGFDFLSSERQQKFDLLLHLLANLPRPLLVSGPEGIGKSTFLRLLQQATQDGWRICRLQGGEDLSFEGVQRQLAECLGLANAGELDRALAQREAGGELVILAIDDGGDLLPGVLDAVCRLAVHHPALRVVVTLRPDDLHVKTVTDAWAIEEGQVIELPPLDLPRTRDYVLALGARAGQGTVDEALVREIYHRSHGIPARIREQTQAHIGKPPLRWHQALAKPVYIALALLIAVAAALTYWQQRSGGAKTQADASAAVAVEPVAKPPPVAAEPQLVAGATEPQVSELAPQPPAPPPSPEEAVTEPVAESPALDAAPAAEPVAETAAAEAQPLTPAEILVSLGVHTSDWLLQQPGQYFTLQIAAFDKLEELAGFVREHSALQPLAYYRKQRRGRAWYPLLYGVFPTLEAARQAQTKLPPGLRKPWLRRLRSVQKEIRALQSP, translated from the coding sequence ATGAGTACGGCAGAAGCGGTGCTTGAAACGGCTCCCGAGCGCTCCCGGACAGGGTTCGATTTCCTGTCTTCCGAACGGCAGCAGAAGTTCGATCTGCTGCTGCACCTGCTGGCCAATCTGCCGCGCCCGCTGCTGGTGTCCGGGCCCGAAGGGATCGGCAAATCCACTTTTTTGCGGTTGTTGCAGCAGGCCACGCAGGATGGATGGCGGATCTGCCGCCTGCAAGGCGGGGAGGATCTGAGTTTCGAAGGAGTGCAGCGGCAGCTGGCCGAGTGCCTGGGGCTGGCGAATGCCGGTGAACTGGACCGGGCCCTGGCGCAGCGCGAGGCCGGCGGGGAGCTGGTCATCCTCGCCATCGACGATGGCGGCGATCTGTTGCCCGGCGTGCTCGACGCCGTCTGCCGGCTGGCGGTACACCATCCAGCCTTGCGGGTCGTCGTCACCCTGCGGCCGGACGATCTGCACGTCAAGACCGTCACCGACGCCTGGGCCATCGAGGAAGGGCAGGTGATCGAACTGCCGCCGCTGGACCTGCCCCGGACGCGGGACTACGTCCTGGCCCTGGGAGCCCGTGCCGGGCAGGGGACGGTGGACGAGGCCCTGGTCCGGGAGATCTACCACCGCAGTCACGGCATTCCCGCCCGCATCCGCGAGCAAACCCAGGCGCATATCGGCAAGCCGCCGTTGCGCTGGCATCAGGCACTGGCCAAGCCGGTTTACATCGCCCTGGCGCTGCTCATCGCCGTGGCCGCCGCCCTGACCTACTGGCAGCAGCGTTCAGGCGGGGCAAAGACGCAGGCGGATGCGTCGGCCGCCGTGGCGGTCGAACCCGTTGCAAAACCGCCGCCGGTGGCTGCAGAACCCCAGCTTGTCGCCGGCGCAACCGAACCGCAGGTTTCCGAACTTGCACCGCAGCCCCCGGCGCCGCCGCCTTCTCCGGAGGAGGCGGTGACAGAACCGGTGGCCGAAAGCCCCGCGCTGGATGCAGCGCCCGCAGCGGAACCGGTGGCGGAGACCGCCGCGGCCGAGGCGCAGCCGCTGACACCGGCGGAAATCCTCGTCAGCCTCGGCGTCCACACGAGCGACTGGCTGCTGCAGCAGCCCGGGCAATATTTCACCTTGCAGATCGCCGCCTTCGACAAACTGGAGGAGCTTGCCGGCTTCGTGCGCGAACATTCAGCCTTGCAGCCGCTGGCATATTACCGCAAACAGCGCCGGGGGCGTGCCTGGTATCCGCTGCTCTACGGCGTGTTCCCGACTCTGGAAGCCGCCCGTCAGGCCCAGACGAAACTGCCGCCGGGTCTCAGGAAGCCCTGGCTGCGGCGCCTGCGTTCGGTGCAGAAGGAAATCCGCGCTCTCCAATCTCCTTAA
- a CDS encoding YqaA family protein, translated as MIESFPLLALFASAFVSATLAPGGSEALLAWWVLQTPEAALPLWFSATLGNTLGAMTTWWLGWMLARGWSPQRLLARKVPEAALVKVRRYGLPVLLLSWLPLIGDGLCLAAGWLRLPWLPGLILIAVGKGVRYAALVWWLG; from the coding sequence ATGATCGAATCCTTTCCCCTGTTGGCGCTGTTCGCCAGCGCCTTCGTGTCGGCCACGCTGGCGCCGGGCGGCTCGGAGGCGTTGCTGGCCTGGTGGGTGCTGCAGACGCCGGAAGCGGCGCTGCCGTTGTGGTTCAGCGCGACCCTGGGAAACACGTTGGGGGCGATGACGACCTGGTGGTTGGGCTGGATGCTGGCGAGGGGATGGTCGCCGCAGCGGCTTCTGGCCCGCAAGGTGCCGGAAGCGGCATTGGTAAAGGTGCGTCGTTACGGCCTGCCGGTGCTGTTGTTGTCGTGGCTGCCACTGATCGGTGACGGGCTGTGCCTTGCGGCCGGCTGGCTGCGTCTGCCGTGGCTGCCCGGTCTGATACTGATCGCCGTCGGCAAGGGGGTGCGGTATGCGGCTTTGGTCTGGTGGCTGGGATGA
- a CDS encoding (4Fe-4S)-binding protein, with translation MKIHWDEERCCHAGICVKELPQVFKVEDGQFKIDAEAAAEAEIRRVVSLCPSGALAIEEK, from the coding sequence ATGAAGATCCACTGGGACGAGGAACGCTGCTGCCACGCCGGCATCTGCGTGAAGGAACTGCCACAGGTGTTCAAGGTCGAGGACGGCCAGTTCAAGATCGACGCCGAGGCCGCCGCGGAGGCGGAAATCCGCCGGGTGGTCAGCCTGTGCCCCTCCGGCGCACTTGCCATCGAAGAAAAATAA
- a CDS encoding SLC13 family permease, producing MKPYRLLLSAAVFFTLWWGVDLDRPETGAMAAVAGLMACLWLTEAIPLAVTALLPLVLFPLLGIAPTKAVAAKYMNATVFLLLGGFLIAQALERWQLHRRIALGVLGVFGGRPAAVLAGFVCATAFLSMWISNTASTLVMLPIALAVLLFLLPARREDGGRTTLLDAAVFARLPWGVVILFGGGFALASGFVDSGLSAWLAARLGDVAGIGRLGAVTLVAAGMTFLTELTSNTATTQLVLPLLASLAPVLHLDPVWLMLPAALSASCAFMFPVATPPNAIVFASGRLAIGDMVKTGLLLNLVGIAVVVALTSGLIPLLFEGAGG from the coding sequence GTGAAGCCTTACCGGCTGCTGCTGTCCGCCGCGGTTTTCTTCACCCTGTGGTGGGGGGTGGATCTGGACCGTCCCGAAACCGGGGCGATGGCGGCGGTGGCCGGGCTGATGGCCTGCCTGTGGCTCACCGAGGCCATCCCCCTGGCGGTCACCGCGCTGCTGCCGCTGGTGCTGTTTCCGCTGCTGGGAATCGCCCCCACCAAGGCGGTGGCGGCCAAATACATGAACGCCACCGTGTTCCTGCTTCTGGGCGGCTTTCTCATCGCCCAGGCGCTGGAGCGCTGGCAGCTGCACCGCCGCATCGCCCTGGGCGTGCTGGGGGTGTTCGGCGGCAGGCCGGCGGCGGTGCTGGCCGGCTTCGTCTGCGCCACCGCCTTCCTGTCCATGTGGATCTCCAACACCGCCTCGACCCTGGTGATGCTGCCCATCGCTTTGGCGGTGCTGCTGTTTCTGCTGCCGGCCCGCCGGGAGGACGGCGGCCGCACCACGCTGCTCGATGCCGCTGTCTTCGCCCGTCTGCCCTGGGGGGTGGTGATCCTGTTCGGCGGCGGCTTCGCCCTGGCGTCCGGTTTCGTCGACAGCGGCCTGTCGGCCTGGCTGGCGGCGCGTCTGGGGGATGTCGCCGGGATCGGCCGCCTCGGGGCGGTGACCCTGGTGGCCGCCGGCATGACCTTCCTCACCGAACTGACCTCCAACACCGCCACCACCCAGCTGGTGCTGCCGCTGCTGGCCTCCCTCGCCCCCGTGCTGCACCTGGATCCGGTGTGGCTGATGCTGCCGGCGGCCCTGTCGGCCTCCTGCGCCTTCATGTTTCCGGTGGCCACGCCCCCCAACGCCATCGTCTTCGCCAGCGGGCGGCTGGCCATCGGCGACATGGTGAAGACCGGCCTGCTGCTGAACCTGGTCGGTATCGCCGTGGTCGTGGCGCTGACTTCGGGGCTGATCCCGCTGCTGTTCGAGGGGGCGGGCGGCTAG
- a CDS encoding multicopper oxidase domain-containing protein: protein MTADVSSMPDAHAKPAQAAAPEPFCPPERPVQWRDAQKIDGVEIEEERVCLPDNPYDIAAFVKGTNNISMPTLMKTRLAADSVIKRNDRDGDGDPDEIIIKLEVAELNGASPDTTEPVHSFAIAPGIKPAFWVFAPKVRGMATKDAHSIEANPLLRPPSPTIRVEQGDTIKIVLENTHYFPHTIHLHGVDHPYVDAKGEGNDGVPQTSEGFVIPGQARTYDITPRQPGTFIYHCHVQTHTHLAMGLIGMVVVEENRPDNWVQTLNVGAGKVRHPSKAVREEYDQEYDLVYQAVDKELHGIVQSSNDPRVIAKRMNREYDLTDATEDYFLLNGRSFPYTLRESLLVVEPDQNIKLRMLNAQGELLAVHTHGHKATITHYDGVAVNPQARITRDIFDLAPAQRVDLRLTTTDDGLHNYGQGIWVFHDHVERGITTDGMNPGGNISAIVYKSYLGPGDVPKVQGVDLSRYFTEAFHQRKLPVWQNIDAWDSLGDPEARSQETAQPPEAGEEASPWGRFWIGLLIGLLAYVLFSNRERARELFCRYVLEKS, encoded by the coding sequence GTGACGGCGGACGTCTCATCGATGCCGGACGCCCATGCCAAACCCGCCCAGGCGGCGGCACCGGAACCCTTCTGTCCTCCCGAACGCCCCGTGCAGTGGCGTGACGCCCAGAAGATCGACGGGGTGGAAATCGAGGAAGAGCGCGTCTGTCTGCCGGACAATCCCTATGACATCGCTGCTTTCGTCAAGGGAACCAACAACATCTCCATGCCGACCCTGATGAAGACCCGGCTGGCGGCCGACAGCGTCATCAAGCGCAACGACCGCGACGGGGACGGGGATCCGGACGAGATCATCATCAAGCTGGAGGTCGCCGAACTCAACGGCGCCTCCCCCGATACCACCGAGCCGGTTCACAGCTTCGCCATCGCCCCCGGGATCAAGCCGGCCTTCTGGGTCTTCGCGCCCAAGGTGCGCGGCATGGCGACCAAGGACGCCCACAGTATCGAGGCCAATCCGTTGTTGCGCCCCCCGTCGCCGACGATCCGCGTGGAGCAGGGGGACACGATCAAGATCGTGCTCGAGAACACCCATTACTTTCCCCACACCATCCACCTCCACGGTGTGGATCATCCCTACGTCGACGCCAAGGGGGAAGGCAACGACGGTGTGCCCCAGACCAGCGAAGGGTTCGTCATTCCAGGGCAGGCACGGACCTACGACATCACCCCGCGCCAGCCGGGTACCTTCATCTATCACTGTCACGTCCAGACCCACACCCACCTGGCGATGGGGCTGATCGGCATGGTGGTGGTGGAAGAGAACCGCCCCGACAACTGGGTGCAGACCCTGAATGTCGGCGCCGGCAAGGTCCGCCATCCTTCCAAGGCGGTGCGGGAGGAATACGATCAGGAATACGATCTGGTCTATCAGGCGGTGGACAAGGAGTTGCACGGGATCGTGCAGTCCTCTAACGACCCGCGGGTCATCGCCAAGCGCATGAACCGCGAATATGACTTGACCGACGCCACCGAGGACTACTTCCTGCTCAACGGCCGTTCCTTCCCCTACACCTTGAGGGAATCCCTGCTGGTGGTCGAGCCGGATCAGAACATCAAACTCCGCATGCTCAACGCCCAGGGCGAGCTTCTGGCGGTGCATACCCACGGCCACAAGGCGACCATCACCCATTACGACGGCGTCGCCGTCAATCCCCAGGCCCGGATCACGCGGGACATCTTCGATCTCGCCCCAGCCCAGCGCGTCGATCTCAGGCTCACCACCACCGACGACGGCCTGCACAATTACGGTCAGGGAATCTGGGTGTTCCACGACCACGTCGAGCGCGGCATCACCACCGACGGCATGAACCCCGGCGGCAACATCAGCGCCATCGTTTACAAATCCTATCTGGGGCCGGGAGACGTTCCCAAGGTGCAGGGCGTCGATCTCAGCCGCTATTTCACTGAAGCCTTCCACCAGCGCAAACTGCCGGTTTGGCAGAACATCGACGCGTGGGACAGCCTGGGCGATCCCGAAGCCCGCAGTCAGGAAACGGCCCAACCACCGGAGGCCGGGGAGGAAGCCTCTCCGTGGGGGCGTTTTTGGATCGGCCTGTTGATCGGCCTTCTCGCCTACGTGCTGTTTTCCAATCGCGAACGTGCCCGTGAGCTGTTCTGCCGCTATGTTCTGGAGAAATCATAA